DNA from Dietzia lutea:
CTGCGGCGAGTCGGGCCATGCGCGCACAGGTGGAGCGGCACGCCGGGCCCTGCGCGCACAGGCGACGGCGGCGATCCGCCCCTACGAATGCGATCCGCCCCCGGAGTTCGGCACTCCCAGGGCGGATCGAGATCAGAGGGGCGGATCGTTGGTCGGGCAGGTCGCGAGTCGCGGTGGGCGGCTCGCTCAGCCGGCGACGGCCGAGGCGAGGTTACCCAGCGAGTCCTCGAGCTGCTTCTGCGACACCAGCGGGAACGACACCTTCTTGAGCACGTCCTTGTCGGTGACCTTGGACCAGTCGTAGGTGTGGCGCACCAGTGTGGAGTCCGGGCCCTGGGCCTCGAGCTCCCAGACCCACTCCCAGCCCTTGGGCTCGGTGCCCGCGGGCGCGGTCTGCCAGGCCAGCAGCTTGTCCTTGGCGAAGCCGGTGACGTGGTTCTCGGTGCGGTATTCGCCGCCCATGTGCTCGCCCTCCATGTCCATGGCGAACACGTCACCGACCTGCTGGATGCGGTCGGTCTTGTAGTCGCCGCGCACGAAGCCAGAGCCGTCCAGGCGGGCGTGGTTCTCCGGGTTGGAGAGGAAATCGAAGATCTCAGCCGCCGAGTGGTCGATCACGCGCTCGACGGTGATGGCGTTGGAATCAGTCATGACTCCACCGTGCCCGCCGCGGCACCGGTTCGCATCCGGTCAACGCTCGACACCGGTCCGCATCCGGTCAGCGCTCGGCACCGGTTCTCATCCGGTCAGCGCTCGGCACCGGTTCTCATCCGGTCGACCTTCGGCGCCGAATTCACCGTGGGTTCACCCCGTACTCCCGAGCCGGACCGACGAGGGTGCCAGGATGGAGTGTCCTTTTCATGGTGCAGATAGGAAG
Protein-coding regions in this window:
- a CDS encoding SRPBCC family protein; translation: MTDSNAITVERVIDHSAAEIFDFLSNPENHARLDGSGFVRGDYKTDRIQQVGDVFAMDMEGEHMGGEYRTENHVTGFAKDKLLAWQTAPAGTEPKGWEWVWELEAQGPDSTLVRHTYDWSKVTDKDVLKKVSFPLVSQKQLEDSLGNLASAVAG